A window of the Lactuca sativa cultivar Salinas chromosome 7, Lsat_Salinas_v11, whole genome shotgun sequence genome harbors these coding sequences:
- the LOC111884634 gene encoding wall-associated receptor kinase-like 17 codes for MLTNGRTVAIKKSQVVDLRHVREFINEMAILTQVNHRNVVTLLGCCLETEVPLLVFEFISNGSLTDLIHNTTAEQFPFSLNHCLQIATEVTRAISYLHGATSTPIYHMDMKSTNILLDENYRAKVTDFGILRFLTTYQTHLTTQVNGTDGYMDPHYYQTGRFTEKSDVYSFAVVLLEILTRKKAVMTIPDS; via the coding sequence ATGTTAACCAATGGGAGGACTGTAGCCATCAAAAAGTCCCAAGTTGTTGATCTGCGCCATGTAAGAGAATTCATCAATGAGATGGCAATCCTTACACAAGTGAACCATAGAAATGTGGTTACACTACTTGGATGTTGCTTAGAGACGGAGGTCCCACTACTTGTCTTTGAGTTCATCTCAAATGGTAGTTTGACTGACCTCATTCATAATACAACAGCTGAACAGTTCCCATTTTCATTAAACCACTGTCTACAAATAGCTACAGAGGTTACTAGAGCAATATCTTATTTGCATGGAGCAACCTCCACCCCTATATATCATATGGATATGAAGTCAACCAACATACTTTTAGATGAAAACTATAGAGCCAAAGTAACGGATTTTGGAATTTTAAGGTTTCTGACAACCTATCAAACCCACTTGACTACCCAGGTGAATGGGACGGATGGTTACATGGATCCACACTACTACCAAACTGGCCGCTTCACAGAAAAAAGTGATGTGTATAGTTTTGCGGTGGTTTTATTGGAAATATTGACAAGAAAGAAGGCAGTTATGACTATACCTGATAGTTAA
- the LOC111884677 gene encoding bax inhibitor 1 → MGLNPECEDVVEGQVGAEVGSDTDGVALFQVEMCFGVLMFVRCMLLNTKQIIEKAVDGDKDYLKHALLLFLNFTSASDHFIFIMVLAQMALRMRKSMV, encoded by the exons ATGGGGTTGAATCCTGAATGTGAAGATGTGGTGGAAGGTCAAGTGGGAGCGGAGGTGGGTAGTGATACTGATGGTGTAGCCCTCTTCCAAGTTGAG ATGTGTTTTGGGGTGTTAATGTTTGTTAGGTGCATGCTGCTTAACACCAAGCAGATTATCGAAAAGGCTGTTGATGGAGATAAGGATTATCTAAAACATGCTCTTTTGCTTTTTCTCAACTTTACTTCTGCTTCTGATCATTTTATTTTCATCATG GTTTTGGCACAAATGGCACTGAGGATGAGAAAGAGCATGGTGTAG